A portion of the Scleropages formosus chromosome 13, fSclFor1.1, whole genome shotgun sequence genome contains these proteins:
- the sparc gene encoding SPARC, with protein sequence MRVWIVFLLCLAGKALTAPAEEEPVVEEDLEVGTNPVQVETGEFDEAIEVVEDVVAENPCLNHHCKKGKVCEVDDSNTPMCVCQDPSTCPTSAGEFEHVCGTDNKTYDSSCHFFASKCALEGTKKGHKLHLDYIGPCKYIAPCLDNELSEFPLRMRDWLKNVLVTLYERDEDHNLLTEKQKLKVKKIYENEKRLQAGEHSLDLLAHDFEKNYNMYIFPVHWQFGQLDQHPVDGYLSHTELAPLRAPLIPMEHCTTRFFEQCDADADKYIALEEWATCFGIKEQDIDKDLIF encoded by the exons ATGAGGGTGTGGATCGTCTTCCTGCTGTGCCTGGCTGGCAAAGCCCTGACCGCACCG GCTGAAGAGGAGCCAGTTGTGGAGGAG GATCTGGAGGTGGGCACCAACCCAGTGCAGGTGGAGACCGGCGAGTTCGACGAGGCCATCGAAGTCGTGGAGGATGTAGTTGCCGAGA ATCCCTGCCTGAACCACCACTGTAAGAAGGGAAAGGTGTGTGAGGTCGACGACAGCAACACGCCCATGTGCGTCTGCCAGGACCCCTCCACCTGCCCCACCTCCGCCGGGGAGTTCGAGCAC GTGTGTGGCACTGACAACAAGACCTACGACTCCTCCTGCCACTTCTTCGCCTCCAAGTGCGCCCTGGAGGGCACCAAGAAGGGCCACAAGCTGCACCTGGACTACATTGGGCCCTGCAAAT ACATCGCTCCCTGCCTGGACAACGAGCTCAGCGAGTTCCCGCTGCGCATGAGGGACTGGCTCAAGAATGTGCTGGTGACCCTGTACGAGCGCGACGAGGACCACAACCTGCTGACCGAGAAGCAGAAGCTCAAG GTCAAGAAGATCTATGAGAACGAGAAGAGGCTGCAGGCCGGAGAGCACTCCCTGGACCTGCTGGCCCACGACTTTGAGAAGAACTACAACATGTACATCTTCCCCGTGCACTGGCAGTTCGGCCAGCTGGACCAGCACCCCGTCGACGG GTACCTGTCCCACACCGAGCTGGCTCCCCTGCGCGCTCCTCTCATCCCCATGGAGCATTGCACCACCCGCTTCTTCGAGCAGTGCGACGCCGACGCCGACAAGTACATCGCCCTCGAGGAGTGGGCCACCTGCTTCGGCATCAAAGAGC AGGACATCGACAAGGACCTCATCTTCTAA
- the g3bp1 gene encoding ras GTPase-activating protein-binding protein 1, whose amino-acid sequence MVMEKPSAQLVGREFVRQYYTLLNQAPDYLHRFYGKNSSYVHGGLDSNGKPAEAVYGQAEIHKKVMALGFRDCHTKIRHVDAHATLSEGVVVQVLGELSNNMQPMRKFQQTFVLAPEGTVANKFYVHNDIFRYQDEVFGDSDSEPPEESDEDVEELEERVNSPEAAQEESAEFYQQTPCTEPEEVVVTPEPEAEPEPQQEAEPQAEAEPVVVEAKQEPEAVPETHAEEQGEKRPPSPAPADPSPVVPEETRPFSWASVTSKNLPPGGVVPASGVPPHVVKAQTSQPRIEVKTETQSAAQRPQREQRQREQPRPGPPVAHRGPRSGAREGEQGDSEGRRTVRYPDSQQLFVGNVPHDVDRAELKEFFEQYGTVLELRINSGGKLPNFGFVVFDDSEPVQKILSNRPIKFRGDVRLNVEEKKTRSAREGDRRDARSRGPGGPRDRLGGVRGPPSRGAMTQKPSFGAGKGSGSGDARFTGQRQ is encoded by the exons ATGGTGATGGAGAAGCCCAGTGCCCAGCTCGTGGGGCGGGAGTTTGTGCGACAGTACTACACCCTGCTGAACCAGGCGCCCGACTACCTGCACAG ATTCTACGGTAAGAACTCGTCTTATGTGCACGGAGGGCTGGACAGCAACGGGAAGCCCGCGGAGGCCGTCTACGGCCAGGCT GAGATCCACAAGAAAGTGATGGCGCTGGGTTTTCGGGATTGCCACACCAAGATCCGGCACGTGGACGCCCATGCCACGCTGAGCGAGGGGGTTGTGGTGCAGGTGCTGGGCGAGCTGTCCAACAACATGCAGCCCATGAGGAAGTTCCAGCAGACCTTTGTTCTTGCTCCTGAG GGAACCGTAGCGAACAAATTCTACGTCCACAATGACATCTTTCGCTACCAGGATGAGGTTTTCGGAGACTCTGACTCCGAACCTCCCGAAG AGTCTGACGAGGACgtggaggaactggaggagcGGGTCAACTCGCCTGAGGCTGCTCAGGAGGAATCTGCAGAGTTCTACCAGCAGACGCCATG CACGGAGCCGGAGGAGGTGGTCGTGACCCCCGAGCCTGAGGCAGAACCGGAACCGCAGCAAGAGGCAGAACCGCAGGCGGAGGCTGAACCGGTTGTGGTGGAGGCGAAACAGGAGCCGGAGGCGGTGCCAGAAACGCATGCTGAGGAGCAGGGGGAGAAGCGCCCTCCCTCGCCTGCTCCTGCAGATCCCTCGCCCGTGGTGCCAGAGGAGACCCGG CCTTTCTCCTGGGCCTCCGTCACCAGTAAGAACCTTCCTCCGGGTGGAGTGGTCCCGGCGTCCGGCGTGCCACCGCATGTGGTTAAAGCCCAGACCTCGCAG CCGCGCATCGAAGTGAAGACAGAAACGCAGAGCGCGGCACAGAGGCCCCAGAGAGAACAGCGACAGCGGGAGCAGCCGAGGCCGGGACCCCCAGTGGCCCACAGGGGCCCTCGCTCTGGAG CGCGGGAAGGCGAGCAGGGCGATTCGGAGGGGCGCCGCACCGTCCGCTACCCCGACAGCCAGCAGCTCTTTGTCGGCAACGTGCCCCATGACGTGGACAGGGCCGAACTCAAGGAGTTCTTCGAAC agTATGGCACCGTGCTAGAGCTGCGCATTAACAGCGGGGGCAAGCTGCCCAACTTCGGTTTCGTCGTGTTTGACGATTCGGAGCCCGTGCAGAAGATCCTCAGCAACAGG CCCATTAAGTTCCGTGGCGACGTGCGCCTCAAcgtggaggagaagaaaaccaGATCGGCCCGAGAGGGGGACAGACGAGATGCTCGTTCTCGGGGCCCCGGTGGTCCACGCGACAGACTCGGAGGTGTTAGGGGCCCACCTTCCCGCGGGGCCATGACCCAGAAGCCCAGTTTCGGTGCTGGGAAGGGTTCCGGTTCTGGAGATGCCCGTTTCACCGGACAGCGCCAGTAA